A single window of Drosophila suzukii chromosome 3, CBGP_Dsuzu_IsoJpt1.0, whole genome shotgun sequence DNA harbors:
- the alpha-Spec gene encoding spectrin alpha chain isoform X2, whose translation MENFTPKEVKILETVEDIQERREQVLSRYNDFKIETRQKREKLEDSRRFQYFKRDADELESWIHEKLQAASEESYRDPTNLQAKIQKHQAFEAEVSAHSNAIVSLDNTGQEMINQQHFASESIQVRLDELHKLWELLLSRLAEKGLKLQQALVLVQFLRQCEEVMFWIKDKETFVTADEFGQDLEHVEVLQRKFDEFQKDMASQEYRVTEVNQLADKLVQDGHPERDTITKRKEELNEAWQRLKQLAIVRQEKLFGAHEIQRFNRDADETVAWIAEKDVVLSSDDYGRDLASVQALQRKHEGVERDLAALEDKVSTLGAEAQRLCSIHADHSDQIRDKQAEIANYWQSLTTKARERKQKLDESYYLHRFLADFRDLVSWINGMKAIISADELAKDVAGAEALLERHQEHKGEIDAREDSFKLTTESGQKLLEREHYAAAEIQEKLAALENDKSSLLSLWEDRRILYEQCMDLQLFYRDTEQADTWMAKQEAFLANEDLGDSLDSVEALIKKHEDFEKSLAAQEEKIKALDIFATKLIDGQHYAADDVAQRRQMLLARRAALQEKSSRRRQLLDDSNRYQQFERDCDETKGWISEKLKFATDDSYLDPTNLNGKMQKHQNFEHELNANKSRIEDITNVGTELIEKQHYAADQINTRMQEIVVLWETLVQASDKKGTKLNEACQQQQFNRTIEDIELWLSEIEGQLLSEDHGKDLTSVQNLQKKHALLEADVMAHQDRIESIKVAANKFIESGHFDADNIRNKEGNLSARYAALAAPMGERKQHLLDSLQVQQLFRDLEDEAAWIREKEPIAASTNRGRDLIGVQNLIKKHQAVLAEINNHEARLLNVISSGENMLKDQPFASDDIRQRLEALQEQWNTLKEKSSQRKQDLDDSLQAHQYFADANEAESWMREKEPIATGSDYGKDEDSSEALLKKHEALVSDLEAFGNTIQALQEQAKNCRQQETPVVDITGKECVVALYDYTEKSPREVSMKKGDVLTLLNSNNKDWWKVEVNDRQGFVPAAYIKKIEAGLSASQQNLVDNHSIAKRQNQINSQYDNLLALARERQNKLNETVKAYVLVREAADLAQWIRDKENHAQIADVVGEDLEEVEVLQKKFDDFNDDLKANEVRLANMNEIAVQLTSLGQTEAALKIQTQMQDLNEKWNNLQTLTAEKASQLGSAHEVQRFHRDIDETKDWIAEKANALNNDDLGKDLRSVQTLQRKHEGVERDLAALRDKIRQLDETANRLMQSHPDTAEQTYAKQKEINEMWDQIITKSTARKEKLLDSYDLQRFLSDYRDLLAWINSMMSLVTSDELANDVTGAEALIERHQARRAEIEFTLGSSSAPRATASTTSIANPSGDEEHRTEIDARAGTFGAFEQFGHELLQANHYASPEIKEKIEDLAKAREDLEKAWTERRLQLEQNLDLQLYMRDCELAESWMSAREAFLNADDDANAGGNVEALIKKHEDFDKAINGHEQKIAALQTVADQLIAQNHYASNLVDEKRKQVLERWRHLKDGLIEKRSRLGDEQTLQQFSRDADEIENWIAEKLQLATEESYKDPANIQSKHQKHQAFEAELAANADRIQSVLAMGGNLIDKKQCSGSEDAVQKRLTQIADQWEYLTHKTTEKSLKLKEANKQRTYIAAVKDLDFWLGEVESLLTTEDSGKDLASVQNLMKKHQLVEADIVAHEDRIKDMNNQADSLVESGQFDTAGIQEKRQSINERYERICNLAAHRQARLNEALTLHQFFRDIADEESWIKEKKLLVGSDDYGRDLTGVQNLKKKHKRLEAELGSHEPAIQAVQEAGEKLMDVSNLGVPEIEQRLKALNQAWAELKNLAATRGQKLDESLTYQQFLAQVEEEEAWITEKQQLLSVEDYGDSMAAVQGLLKKHDAFETDFTAHKDRCSLICDQGSELVEAKNHHGESIAQRCQQLRLKLDNLSALAARRKGALLDNSAYLQFMWKADVVESWIDDKENYVRSDEFGRDLSTVQTLLTKQETFDAGLNAFEQEGIHNITALKDQLINASHAQSPAILKRHGDVIARWQKLRDASDTRKQRLLAMQEQFRQIEELYLTFAKKASAFNSWFENAEEDLTDPVRCNSIEEIRALRDAHAQFQASLSSAEADFKALAALDQKIKSFNVGPNPYTWFTMEALEETWRNLQKIIEERDGELAKEAKRQEENDKLRKEFAKHANLFHQWLTETRTSMMEGSGSLEQQLEALRVKATEVRARRVDLKKIEELGALLEEHLILDNRYTEHSTVGLAQQWDQLDQLSMRMQHNLEQQIQARNHSGVSEDSLKEFSMMFKHFDKDKSGKLNHQEFKSCLRALGYDLPMVEEGQPDPEFEAILDVVDPNRDGYVSLQEYIAFMISKETENVQSYEEIENAFRAITAADRPYVTKEELYCNLTKDMADYCVQRMKPFSEPRSGQPIKDALDYIDFTRTLFQN comes from the exons ATGGAGAACTTCACACCCAAGGAGGTGAAGATCCTCGAGACAGTAGAGGACATCCAGGAGCGACGTGAGCAGGTCCTGTCGCGTTACAATGACTTCAAGATCGAAACGCGCCAAAAGCGTGAGAAGCTCGAGGACTCGCGTCGCTTCCAGTACTTCAAGCGCGACGCCGACGAGCTGGAGTCGTGGATCCACGAGAAGCTGCAGGCGGCCAGCGAGGAGAGCTACCGCGATCCGACCAACCTGCAGGCCAAGATCCAGAAGCACCAGGCCTTCGAGGCCGAGGTGTCGGCGCACAGCAACGCCATTGTCTCTCTCGATAACACCGGCCAGGAGATGATCAACCAGCAGCACTTTGCCTCCGAGTCGATCCAGGTTCGCCTCGACGAACTGCACAAGCTGTGGGAGCTGCTCCTCAGTCGCCTGGCCGAGAAGGGCCTCAAGCTGCAGCAGGCTCTTGTCCTGGTACAGTTCCTTCGCCAGTGCGAGGAGGTGATGTTCTGGATCAAGGACAAGGAGACCTTTGTCACCGCCGACGAGTTTGGCCAGGATCTAGAGCATGTGGAGGTGCTGCAGCGCAAGTTCGATGAGTTCCAGAAGGACATGGCTTCGCAGGAGTACCGCGTGACTGAGGTCAACCAGCTAGCCGACAAGTTGGTGCAGGACGGCCATCCAGAGCGCGATACGATCACCAAGCGCAAGGAGGAACTGAACGAGGCTTGGCAACGTCTGAAGCAGCTGGCCATTGTGCGCCAGGAGAAGCTCTTCGGCGCCCACGAGATCCAGCGTTTTAACCGCGATGCTGACGAAACCGTCGCTTGGATTGCCGAGAAGGATGTTGTACTCTCGTCCGATGACTATGGCCGGGATTTGGCCAGTGTTCAGGCACTGCAGCGCAAACACGAAGGAGTCGAGCGCGATTTGGCCGCCCTGGAGGACAAGGTCTCCACCCTGGGTGCCGAGGCCCAGCGCCTGTGCTCCATCCATGCCGATCACAGCGACCAGATTCGCGACAAACAGGCCGAGATCGCAAACTACTGGCAGAGTCTCACCACCAAGGCCCGCGAGCGCAAGCAGAAGCTGGATGAATCCTACTACCTGCACCGTTTCCTCGCCGACTTCCGTGACCTGGTGTCCTGGATCAATGGCATGAAGGCCATAATCTCAGCCGACGAGTTGGCCAAGGATGTGGCTGGAGCAGAGGCGCTCCTGGAGCGCCACCAGGAGCACAAGGGCGAGATCGATGCCCGCGAGGACAGCTTCAAGCTGACCACCGAGTCCGGACAGAAGCTGTTGGAGCGTGAGCACTACGCCGCCGCCGAAATACAGGAGAAGCTTGCCGCTCTGGAGAACGACAAGAGCTCGCTGCTGTCGCTGTGGGAGGATCGTCGCATCCTGTACGAGCAGTGCATGGATCTGCAGCTTTTCTACCGCGATACAGAGCAGGCTGACACCTGGATGGCCAAGCAGGAGGCCTTCCTGGCCAACGAGGACCTAGGTGATTCCTTGGACTCAGTGGAGGCGCTGATCAAGAAGCACGAGGACTTTGAGAAGAGTCTGGCCGCCCAAGAGGAGAAGATCAAGGCTCTGGACATCTTTGCCACCAAGCTGATCGATGGCCAGCACTATGCCGCCGACGATGTGGCCCAGCGCCGCCAGATGCTCCTTGCCCGGCGGGCTGCCCTCCAGGAGAAGTCCTCGAGGCGTCGCCAGCTGCTGGATGATTCCAACCGATACCAGCAGTTCGAGCGCGATTGCGACGAGACCAAGGGCTGGATCAGCGAGAAGCTTAAGTTCGCTACGGATGACAGCTATCTGGATCCCACCAACCTGAACGGCAAGATGCAGAAGCACCAGAACTTTGAGCACGAGCTGAATGCCAACAAGTCGCGCATTGAGGACATCACCAATGTGGGCACCGAGCTGATCGAGAAGCAGCACTACGCCGCCGACCAGATCAACACCCGCATGCAGGAGATCGTGGTGCTGTGGGAGACCCTCGTCCAGGCTTCGGACAAAAAGGGAACCAAGCTGAACGAGGcctgccagcagcagcagttcaACCGCACCATCGAGGACATTGAGCTGTGGTTAAGCGAGATCGAGGGCCAGCTGTTGTCCGAGGATCACGGTAAGGACCTGACCTCCGTGCAGAACCTGCAGAAGAAGCACGCCCTGCTGGAGGCCGATGTGATGGCCCACCAGGATCGCATTGAGAGCATCAAGGTGGCGGCCAACAAGTTCATCGAGTCCGGTCACTTTGATGCAGACAACATCCGCAACAAGGAGGGCAATCTCTCGGCTCGCTATGCCGCCCTGGCTGCCCCCATGGGTGAGAGGAAGCAGCATCTATTGGACTCGCTTCAGGTGCAGCAGCTCTTCCGTGACTTGGAGGACGAGGCTGCCTGGATCCGCGAGAAGGAACCCATTGCTGCATCCACGAACCGCGGTCGTGACTTGATTGGTGTGCAGAATCTGATCAAGAAGCACCAGGCCGTGCTGGCCGAGATCAACAACCACGAAGCTAGATTGCTAAATGTGATCAGCTCGGGCGAGAACATGCTGAAGGATCAGCCCTTCGCCAGCGATGACATCCGTCAGCGCCTGGAGGCCCTCCAGGAGCAGTGGAACACGTTGAAGGAGAAGTCCAGCCAGCGCAAGCAGGATTTGGACGACTCCCTACAGGCTCACCAGTACTTTGCCGATGCCAACGAGGCGGAGTCGTGGATGCGCGAGAAGGAACCGATTGCCACCGGTAGTGACTACGGCAAGGACGAGGATTCCTCGGAGGCTCTGCTGAAGAAGCACGAGGCTCTGGTCTCCGATCTGGAGGCCTTCGGCAACACCATCCAGGCGCTGCAGGAGCAGGCCAAGAACTGTCGCCAGCAGGAGACGCCCGTTGTAGACATTACCGGCAAGGAGTGCGTGGTGGCCCTCTACGACTACACTGAGAAGTCCCCACGTGAGGTCTCGATGAAGAAGGGCGATGTTTTGACCCTGCTTAACTCAAACAACAAGGACTGGTGGAAGGTGGAGGTCAACGATCGCCAGGGCTTCGTCCCGGCCGCTTACATCAAGAAGATCGAAGCCGGTTTGAGTGCCTCGCAGCAGAACCTGGTGGACAACCATTCGATTGCCAAGCGCCAGAACCAGATCAACTCGCAGTACGACAACTTGCTGGCCCTCGCCCGCGAGCGTCAGAACAAGCTGAACGAGACCGTGAAGGCCTACGTCCTGGTGCGTGAGGCTGCCGACCTGGCCCAGTGGATCCGCGACAAGGAGAACCACGCCCAGATTGCCGATGTAGTGGGCGAGGATCTGGAGGAGGTGGAGGTGCTCCAGAAGAAGTTCGACGACTTCAACGACGACCTAAAGGCCAACGAGGTGCGACTGGCCAACATGAACGAGATTGCCGTGCAGCTGACTTCCCTGGGACAGACGGAGGCCGCCCTGAAGATCCAGACCCAAATGCAGGACCTGAACGAGAAGTGGAACAACCTGCAGACGCTGACCGCCGAAAAGGCCAGCCAGCTGGGCTCCGCCCACGAGGTGCAGCGTTTCCACCGCGACATCGATGAGACCAAGGATTGGATTGCCGAGAAGGCCAATGCCCTGAACAACGACGACTTGGGCAAGGATCTGCGCAGTGTTCAGACCCTGCAGCGCAAGCACGAAGGCGTGGAACGCGACTTGGCCGCTCTGCGAGACAAGATCCGCCAGCTGGACGAGACCGCCAACAGGCTGATGCAGTCGCATCCGGACACCGCCGAGCAGACGTACGCCAAGCAGAAGGAGATCAACGAGATGTGGGACCAGATCATCACCAAGTCTACTGCCCGCAAGGAGAAGCTGCTGGACTCTTACGATCTGCAGCGCTTCCTCAGCGACTACCGCGATCTGCTGGCCTGGATCAACTCGATGATGAGCCTGGTCACCTCCGACGAGCTGGCAAACGACGTCACCGGAGCCGAGGCTCTGATCGAGCGTCATCAG GCACGGCGTGCCGAGATTGAGTTCACACTGGGCAGCAGCTCGGCTCCTAGGGCCACCGCCTCGACCACCAGCATCGCAAATCCATCCGGCGACGAG GAACATCGCACGGAGATCGATGCCCGCGCCGGAACCTTCGGCGCCTTCGAGCAGTTCGGACACGAGCTGCTGCAGGCCAACCACTACGCTTCTCCGGAAATCAAGGAGAAGATCGAGGATCTGGCCAAGGCCCGCGAGGATCTGGAGAAGGCATGGACCGAGCGTCGCCTGCAGCTGGAGCAGAACTTGGATCTGCAGCTGTACATGCGCGACTGCGAGTTGGCCGAGTCCTGGATGTCGGCCCGCGAGGCCTTCCTCAATGCGGACGATGATGCCAATGCCGGCGGCAATGTTGAGGCGCTGATTAAGAAGCACGAGGACTTCGACAAGGCCATCAACGGGCATGAGCAGAAGATTGCTGCCCTGCAAACGGTGGCCGATCAGTTGATCGCCCAGAACCACTACGCCTCCAATTTGGTGGACGAGAAGCGCAAGCAAGTGCTGGAGCGCTGGCGCCACCTCAAGGATGGTCTGATCGAGAAGCGCTCCCGATTGGGAGATGAGCAGACGCTGCAGCAATTCTCGCGCGACGCCGATGAGATTGAGAACTGGATCGCCGAGAAGCTGCAGCTGGCCACCGAGGAGAGCTACAAGGATCCGGCCAACATCCAGTCGAAGCACCAGAAGCACCAGGCCTTCGAGGCCGAACTGGCCGCCAACGCCGATCGCATCCAGAGCGTGCTGGCCATGGGCGGAAACTTGATCGACAAGAAGCAGTGCAGCGGGTCGGAGGACGCGGTGCAGAAGAGGCTGACGCAGATCGCCGATCAGTGGGAGTACCTCACCCACAAGACGACCGAGAAGTCGCTGAAACTGAAGGAGGCGAACAAGCAGCGCACTTATATCGCTGCTGTCAAGGATTTGGACTTCTGGTTGGGCGAGGTCGAGAGTCTTTTGACCACTGAGGATTCTGGTAAGGATTTGGCATCTGTCCAAAACCTCATGAAGAAGCATCAGTTGGTCGAGGCGGATATCGTGGCGCACGAAGACCGCATCAAGGACATGAACAACCAGGCCGATTCCTTGGTGGAGAGCGGCCAGTTCGACACTGCCGGCATCCAGGAGAAGCGCCAGAGCATTAATGAGCGCTACGAACGCATCTGCAACCTGGCTGCCCACCGCCAGGCCCGTCTCAACGAGGCCCTGACCCTGCACCAGTTCTTCCGCGACATTGCCGACGAGGAGAGCTGGATCAAGGAGAAGAAGCTGCTTGTCGGCTCCGACGACTATGGTCGCGATCTGACTGGCGTCCAGAACCTCAAGAAGAAGCACAAGCGTTTGGAGGCCGAGTTAGGCTCCCACGAGCCGGCCATTCAGGCTGTGCAGGAGGCTGGCGAGAAGCTGATGGACGTGTCCAACCTCGGTGTGCCGGAAATCGAGCAGCGCCTGAAGGCCCTGAACCAGGCTTGGGCCGAGCTTAAGAACCTGGCAGCCACGCGAGGCCAGAAGCTGGATGAGTCGCTGACCTACCAGCAGTTCCTCGCCcaggtggaggaggaggaggcctGGATCACCGAAAAGCAGCAGCTTCTGTCTGTTGAGGACTACGGTGATTCGATGGCCGCCGTCCAAGGTTTGCTGAAGAAGCACGACGCCTTCGAGACGGACTTCACTGCCCACAAGGACCGCTGCTCCTTGATCTGCGACCAGGGCAGTGAGTTGGTGGAGGCCAAGAACCACCATGGCGAGTCCATTGCCCAGCGCTGCCAGCAGCTGCGCCTCAAGCTGGACAACCTGTCCGCCCTGGCCGCCCGCCGCAAGGGAGCCCTGCTTGACAACTCGGCCTATCTGCAGTTCATGTGGAAGGCCGATGTGGTCGAGAGCTGGATTGACGACAAGGAGAACTATGTGCGCTCCGACGAGTTCGGACGCGACCTGTCCACCGTGCAGACGCTGTTGACCAAGCAGGAGACATTCGATGCAG GTCTCAATGCCTTCGAGCAGGAGGGCATCCACAACATCACGGCTCTGAAGGACCAACTGATCAACGCCAGCCACGCCCAGTCACCGGCCATCCTCAAGCGCCACGGAGACGTCATCGCCAGGTGGCAGAAACTGCGCGACGCCTCCGACACGCGCAAGCAGCGACTGTTGGCCATGCAGGAGCAGTTCCGCCAGATCGAGGAACTCTACTTGACATTTGCCAAGAAAGCTTCGGCCTTCAATTCTTGGTTCGAAAATGCCGAGGAGGATCTCACTGATCCTGTTCGCTGCAATTCGATCGAAGAAATCCGCGCCCTGCGCGACGCCCATGCCCAATTCCAGGCGTCCCTTTCGTCGGCCGAAGCTGATTTCAAGGCATTGGCAGCACTCGACCAGAAGATCAAGAGCTTTAATGTTGGACCCAACCCCTACACGTGGTTCACCATGGAAGCTCTTGAGGAGACCTGGCGTAACCTGCAAAAGATCATAGAGGAACGCGATGGGGAACTTGCCAAGGAGGCCAAGCGCCAGGAGGAGAACGACAAGCTGCGCAAGGAGTTCGCCAAGCACGCCAATCTCTTCCACCAGTGGCTCACAGAGACAAG AACGTCCATGATGGAAGGCTCCGGTTCCCTGGAACAGCAACTGGAGGCGCTTCGCGTCAAGGCCACCGAGGTGCGTGCCCGTCGCGTCGATCTCAAGAAGATCGAGGAGCTGGGCGCCCTGCTGGAGGAGCATCTGATCCTGGACAACCGCTACACGGAACACTCAACGGTGGGCCTGGCCCAGCAGTGGGATCAGCTTGACCAGCTTTCCATGCGCATGCAGCACAATTTGGAACAGCAGATCCAGGCACGCAACCACTCGGGCGTCTCCGAGGACTCGCTTAAGGAGTTCTCGATGATGTTCAAGCACTTCGACAAGGACAAGAGCGGCAAGCTGAATCACCAGGAGTTCAAGTCCTGCCTGCGCGCCCTCGGCTACGACCTGCCCATGGTGGAGGAGGGACAACCCGACCCGGAGTTCGAGGCCATCCTCGATGTGGTCGATCCCAACCGGGATGGCTACGTCTCCCTGCAGGAATACATCGCATTCATGATCTCCAAGGAGACGGAGAACGTGCAATCCTACGAGGAGATCGAGAATGCCTTCCGCGCCATCACCGCCGCCGACCGCCCCTACGTCACCAAGGAGGAGCTCTACTGC AACCTCACAAAGGACATGGCGGACTACTGCGTGCAGCGCATGAAACCCTTCTCCGAACCGCGCTCCGGCCAGCCCATCAAGGACGCCCTGGACTACATAGACTTTACGCGAACGCTGTTCCAGAACTAA